From a single Nocardioides panacis genomic region:
- a CDS encoding glycosyltransferase, translating into MSVDVVVVVPARDEQDGIARTLHGVCASLDLAVEQGLVGRCALEVVAHRCADLTAVRAGGVLGRRRDARVTRDESSVTVGQVRDSGVRRGLARLDGDPGRTWVLSTDADTEVGTGWVGRILQSARAVDAAAVVGVTTLDRWRGSAEASAAYDRLLREKTDGDTHQHVYGANLAVRADAYLDVGGFPHAVHGEDQALVDALEARGHRLLRTTGVSVVTSGRLMGRAAGGLADRLAGLEPSAGVA; encoded by the coding sequence ATGAGCGTCGACGTCGTGGTCGTGGTGCCGGCCCGCGACGAGCAGGACGGCATCGCCCGGACCCTGCACGGCGTGTGCGCGTCCCTGGACCTGGCCGTCGAGCAGGGCCTCGTCGGCCGGTGCGCCCTCGAGGTCGTCGCGCACCGGTGCGCCGACCTGACCGCCGTACGCGCGGGCGGGGTGCTGGGGCGGCGCCGCGACGCCCGGGTCACCCGGGACGAGTCGTCGGTGACGGTCGGGCAGGTCCGCGACTCCGGCGTACGCCGTGGGCTGGCGCGCCTGGACGGCGACCCGGGACGCACCTGGGTGCTGTCCACCGACGCGGACACCGAGGTCGGGACGGGGTGGGTCGGCCGGATCCTGCAGTCCGCCCGTGCCGTCGACGCGGCCGCGGTCGTCGGCGTCACCACCCTCGACCGGTGGCGGGGCAGCGCCGAGGCGTCGGCGGCCTACGACCGGCTGCTCCGCGAGAAGACCGACGGCGACACGCACCAGCACGTGTACGGCGCCAACCTGGCCGTCCGCGCGGACGCCTACCTCGACGTCGGCGGCTTCCCGCACGCCGTGCACGGCGAGGACCAGGCGCTCGTCGACGCGCTGGAGGCCCGGGGCCACCGGTTGCTGCGGACCACCGGCGTCTCGGTGGTCACCAGCGGCCGGTTGATGGGCCGGGCAGCCGGCGGGCTGGCCGACCGGCTGGCCGGCCTGGAGCCGTCGGCCGGCGTCGCCTAG
- a CDS encoding VOC family protein — translation MPIATSSYAHVRITVTDIERSRAFYDAVLGLPVAFELPPDADEATREQLSFLFGGVIYRLGDSLFGLRPVSRDEFDENRTGLDHLSFAVADRAALEDALAVLDAHTVPHEEIKDIGVGWILEFRDPDGIALELFAAKS, via the coding sequence ATGCCCATCGCCACCAGCTCCTACGCCCACGTCCGGATCACCGTCACCGACATCGAGCGCTCCCGGGCGTTCTACGACGCGGTGCTCGGCCTGCCGGTCGCCTTCGAGCTGCCGCCGGACGCAGACGAGGCCACCCGCGAGCAGCTGTCGTTCCTGTTCGGCGGGGTGATCTACCGGCTCGGCGACTCGCTGTTCGGGCTCCGCCCGGTCAGCCGCGACGAGTTCGACGAGAACCGCACCGGGCTCGACCACCTGAGCTTCGCGGTGGCCGACCGTGCGGCGCTCGAGGACGCGCTCGCCGTGCTGGACGCGCACACCGTGCCGCACGAGGAGATCAAGGACATCGGCGTGGGCTGGATCCTGGAGTTCCGCGACCCCGACGGGATCGCCCTGGAGCTCTTCGCCGCGAAGTCCTAG
- a CDS encoding protein kinase domain-containing protein, protein MPRMRVGETLHSDTGTPYLVVGPLGEGGFGEAYVGQQLSARGTPQRTVAIKVCQSLEDWHGEAYFGRLLQGDPRVVELLDAFVTATGRGQRQRRRHVLVFEHMDEGTVWDAVERDGLRWSEGKVRAEIRALLKLLRRMHGVWIIHRDIKPDNVYLRDGRLVLGDFGITKLALDQKGSDASKFQPDFAPRDLASSTLWGPAEDIFQVGLLAATLLSGEIWWNDLVSARAIAGLDADDAFKSWIWHATGARSKRYWHADDALDALSSLRRVDVAPGRAPRTLRDQPVVFSGRLDGLTRAQAMARARAVGAHPQTRLTDATTVVVVGRVGTSEGLKMFGVRERLRTGQPIRVINQEQFVRLTRRVRLRG, encoded by the coding sequence ATGCCGAGGATGCGGGTGGGGGAGACCCTGCACAGCGACACCGGGACGCCGTACCTCGTCGTCGGCCCGCTGGGCGAGGGCGGCTTCGGCGAGGCGTACGTCGGGCAGCAGCTGTCCGCCCGCGGCACCCCGCAGCGGACCGTCGCGATCAAGGTGTGCCAGAGCCTCGAGGACTGGCACGGCGAGGCGTACTTCGGGCGGCTGCTGCAGGGCGACCCGCGCGTCGTGGAGCTCCTGGACGCGTTCGTCACCGCGACCGGACGCGGCCAGCGCCAGCGCCGCCGGCACGTGCTGGTGTTCGAGCACATGGACGAGGGCACGGTCTGGGACGCGGTCGAGCGCGACGGGCTGCGCTGGAGCGAGGGCAAGGTGCGCGCCGAGATCCGGGCGCTGCTCAAGCTGCTGCGCCGGATGCACGGGGTGTGGATCATCCACCGCGACATCAAGCCCGACAACGTCTACCTGCGCGACGGGCGGCTGGTGCTTGGCGACTTCGGGATCACCAAGCTGGCCCTGGACCAGAAGGGCTCGGACGCCTCCAAGTTCCAGCCGGACTTCGCCCCGCGCGACCTCGCCTCCAGCACCCTGTGGGGGCCGGCCGAGGACATCTTCCAGGTCGGCCTGCTCGCCGCGACCCTGCTGTCCGGGGAGATCTGGTGGAACGACCTGGTGTCCGCGCGGGCGATCGCCGGGCTGGACGCCGACGACGCGTTCAAGAGCTGGATCTGGCACGCCACCGGTGCCCGGTCCAAGCGCTACTGGCACGCCGACGACGCGCTCGACGCGCTGTCCTCGCTGCGCCGCGTCGACGTCGCGCCCGGCCGGGCCCCGCGCACGCTGCGCGACCAGCCGGTGGTGTTCAGCGGCCGGCTCGACGGGCTGACCCGCGCCCAGGCGATGGCCCGGGCCCGGGCCGTGGGCGCCCACCCCCAGACCCGGCTGACCGACGCCACGACGGTGGTCGTGGTCGGGCGGGTCGGCACCTCGGAGGGCCTGAAGATGTTCGGGGTGCGCGAGCGGCTGCGCACCGGCCAGCCGATCCGGGTGATCAACCAGGAGCAGTTCGTGCGGCTGACCCGGCGGGTCCGGCTGCGCGGCTGA
- a CDS encoding acyl-CoA dehydrogenase family protein, producing the protein MSAVALTVRADEVRSSTAAMRAAVRDLAAEHTEVWTGPFPGFADALAEVARVDLCLARLVEGHADALRILDQAGAAPRPGVYGVWASRSAGTGVGARANGTGWHLDGELRFASGIDVVDRALLPGWVDADTHLLFDVAADAVRADRDSWHTSAMDASRSFTVTASMPCGADDVVGPENFYLRRPGFLVGGLGVAAVWAGGAQSVLEQVAAGLRRFTPSAHQVRRLGVAEQAVWQARTVVAATARRLPDLDGDRLARETTAARTCVVTACEQVVDEAQRIVGPGGLSGDARLARTLADLAIFVRQHHVDLAHEAAGRHALDTREPTG; encoded by the coding sequence GTGAGCGCCGTCGCGCTGACCGTGCGCGCCGACGAGGTCAGGTCGTCGACCGCGGCGATGCGGGCCGCGGTCCGGGACCTCGCCGCCGAGCACACCGAGGTGTGGACCGGCCCGTTCCCCGGCTTCGCCGACGCGCTCGCCGAGGTCGCCCGCGTCGACCTGTGCCTGGCGCGGCTGGTCGAGGGGCACGCCGACGCCCTGCGGATCCTCGACCAGGCCGGCGCCGCGCCCCGACCCGGCGTGTACGGCGTCTGGGCGTCGCGCTCCGCCGGCACCGGCGTCGGCGCCCGTGCGAACGGGACCGGGTGGCACCTCGACGGCGAGCTGCGGTTCGCCTCCGGCATCGACGTCGTCGACCGGGCGCTGCTGCCGGGCTGGGTGGACGCCGACACCCACCTGCTGTTCGACGTCGCCGCCGACGCGGTGCGCGCCGACCGCGACAGCTGGCACACCTCGGCGATGGACGCCTCGCGGTCGTTCACCGTGACCGCCTCGATGCCGTGCGGCGCCGACGACGTGGTGGGGCCGGAGAACTTCTACCTGCGCCGTCCGGGCTTCCTCGTCGGCGGGCTCGGCGTCGCGGCCGTCTGGGCCGGCGGTGCGCAGTCGGTGCTGGAGCAGGTCGCCGCCGGGCTGCGCCGGTTCACGCCGTCCGCCCACCAGGTTCGCCGGCTCGGCGTGGCGGAGCAGGCGGTGTGGCAGGCCCGGACCGTCGTGGCCGCCACCGCGCGGCGGCTGCCCGACCTGGACGGCGACCGGCTCGCCCGCGAGACCACCGCGGCCCGCACCTGCGTGGTCACCGCCTGCGAGCAGGTCGTCGACGAGGCCCAGCGGATCGTCGGGCCGGGAGGGCTGAGCGGGGACGCGCGGCTCGCCCGGACGCTGGCGGACCTGGCGATCTTCGTGCGCCAGCACCACGTCGACCTCGCGCACGAGGCGGCCGGCCGGCACGCGCTGGACACCCGCGAGCCCACCGGATGA
- a CDS encoding alkaline phosphatase family protein gives MPSRRLLTRTPGLALAVTLTTACAVGADTSTAGPRSADDPVDYVVAISVDGLNPDAIRELGAGGTPALHRMIAQGATTLNARSAYERTITLPNHTGMVTGRQVTGAGGHRVTFNDDNGSTLHRTAGGYVASMFDVAHDRGRATAFYSAKHKFDLLNRSWDAGHGAVDRVGANDGRDKIDRYTVSTEAANVTRLLGRLRSAPRRAELRAPRAARPGRPRRGVHVADLPAGRAGRRRPGRPDPRRGRRRPAAAPARGRRAHR, from the coding sequence ATGCCGTCACGCCGCCTCCTGACCCGCACGCCCGGCCTCGCGCTGGCCGTCACCCTCACCACGGCCTGCGCCGTCGGCGCGGACACCAGCACGGCCGGCCCCCGCTCGGCCGACGACCCGGTCGACTACGTGGTGGCGATCTCGGTCGACGGTCTCAACCCCGACGCGATCCGCGAGCTGGGCGCCGGCGGCACCCCGGCGCTGCACCGGATGATCGCCCAGGGCGCCACGACGCTGAACGCGCGCTCCGCCTACGAGCGGACGATCACCCTGCCGAACCACACCGGCATGGTCACCGGCCGCCAGGTGACGGGAGCCGGCGGCCACCGGGTCACCTTCAACGACGACAACGGCAGCACCCTGCACCGGACCGCGGGCGGTTACGTCGCGAGCATGTTCGACGTCGCGCACGACCGCGGCCGCGCCACCGCGTTCTACTCCGCCAAGCACAAGTTCGACCTGCTGAACCGGTCCTGGGACGCCGGCCACGGGGCCGTCGACCGGGTCGGCGCCAACGACGGCCGCGACAAGATCGACCGCTACACCGTGTCCACCGAGGCCGCGAACGTCACCCGGCTGCTGGGCCGGCTGCGCAGCGCCCCCCGACGAGCTGAGCTTCGTGCACCTCGCGCAGCCCGACCGGGCCGGCCACGCCGCGGGGTTCATGTCGCCGACCTACCTGCGGGCCGTGCGGGCCGCCGACGCCCAGGTCGGCCGGATCCTCGACGCGGTCGCCGCCGACCCGCGGCTGCGCCGGCACGTGGCCGTCGTGCTCACCGCTGA
- a CDS encoding LacI family DNA-binding transcriptional regulator → MSRPTINDVASAAGVSKGAVSFALNDRPGLAPQTRQRILDVAAELGWTPSPRARALSVSKALAVGLVVARPPEVFRADAFFPAFISGLETVLSRRGHALLLMVAEHGDAATYRRLAREGRVDGVFVTDLQVDDPRPALLEELGLPAVVVGPAVEGDPTPTLGVDDAPGVDAAVTHLTGLGHRRIAHVSGPQSMVHGRSRRTAWERALRAAGLPADLCVEADFSAESGAAATRELLDLAEPPTAIVYANDLMAMAGLSLAVSRGISIPGQLSVTGYDDTEIAAHLQPSLTTVSTDVVAWGRAAATRLLELIGSQEPTPVDLPPARLVVRASTGPAPGLPT, encoded by the coding sequence GTGAGCCGGCCCACCATCAACGACGTCGCCAGCGCGGCGGGCGTCTCGAAGGGGGCGGTGTCGTTCGCGCTGAACGACCGGCCCGGGCTGGCCCCGCAGACCCGGCAGCGCATCCTGGACGTGGCCGCCGAGCTCGGCTGGACCCCCAGCCCCCGGGCCCGGGCACTGTCGGTGTCCAAGGCGCTCGCCGTCGGGCTCGTCGTGGCCCGGCCCCCCGAGGTCTTCCGGGCCGACGCCTTCTTCCCCGCCTTCATCTCCGGGCTCGAGACGGTCCTGTCCCGGCGCGGGCACGCGCTGCTGCTGATGGTGGCCGAGCACGGCGACGCCGCGACGTACCGCCGGCTGGCCCGCGAGGGGCGGGTCGACGGCGTGTTCGTCACCGACCTCCAGGTCGACGACCCGCGGCCCGCGCTGCTCGAGGAGCTCGGCCTGCCCGCCGTGGTGGTCGGCCCGGCCGTCGAGGGCGACCCCACCCCGACGCTCGGCGTCGACGACGCCCCGGGCGTCGACGCCGCGGTCACGCACCTGACCGGCCTCGGGCACCGGCGGATCGCCCACGTGTCCGGCCCGCAGTCGATGGTGCACGGCCGCTCCCGCCGCACGGCGTGGGAGCGGGCGCTGCGGGCGGCCGGGCTGCCCGCCGACCTGTGCGTCGAGGCGGACTTCTCCGCCGAGTCGGGTGCCGCCGCCACCCGCGAGCTGCTCGACCTCGCCGAGCCGCCGACCGCGATCGTCTACGCCAACGACCTGATGGCGATGGCCGGGCTGTCCCTGGCGGTCTCCCGCGGGATCAGCATCCCCGGGCAGCTGTCGGTCACGGGGTACGACGACACCGAGATCGCCGCGCACCTGCAGCCCTCGCTCACGACCGTCAGCACCGACGTCGTGGCGTGGGGCCGGGCGGCCGCCACCCGGCTGCTCGAGCTGATCGGCTCCCAGGAGCCCACCCCCGTCGACCTGCCGCCGGCCCGGCTCGTCGTCCGCGCCTCGACCGGGCCCGCGCCCGGCCTCCCCACCTGA
- a CDS encoding sulfatase-like hydrolase/transferase: protein MSPTYLRAVRAADAQVGRILDAVAADPRLRRHVAVVLTADHGGLGAGHTDPTKAVDYTVPFMAWGVGVAKGADLYALNADDRRDPGVGRPSYAGRQPVRNGELANLVLDLLDLPRVPGSTLNTRQTLSVR, encoded by the coding sequence ATGTCGCCGACCTACCTGCGGGCCGTGCGGGCCGCCGACGCCCAGGTCGGCCGGATCCTCGACGCGGTCGCCGCCGACCCGCGGCTGCGCCGGCACGTGGCCGTCGTGCTCACCGCTGACCACGGCGGCCTCGGCGCCGGCCACACCGACCCCACGAAGGCCGTCGACTACACGGTGCCGTTCATGGCGTGGGGGGTGGGCGTGGCCAAGGGCGCGGACCTGTACGCGCTGAACGCCGACGACCGCCGCGACCCCGGCGTCGGGCGTCCGTCGTACGCCGGGCGGCAGCCGGTCCGCAACGGCGAGCTGGCCAACCTGGTGCTGGACCTGCTCGACCTGCCCCGGGTGCCGGGCAGCACCTTGAACACCCGGCAGACGCTCAGCGTCCGCTGA
- a CDS encoding family 43 glycosylhydrolase, with the protein MRRGTRLVVALSLLSTMLTLGAVGSPSAGAAEVRGRYANALKPKTSTGARVESCSDPSVLRGRGKYARYWYMYCTSDPLSDRDTARTGSPTFRRLPMMRSRDLVHWKYVGSALPGKPSWASASAQLWAPDVVYSSTYKRYYMTYAVTDTIDRVSGQPGCAKDPAIGVATSATPTGPWRMGSIVVRPKRLGPGCSFGSTIDPDVLGESIGRTGVLYAGGFRGGIFAQRVALAKYSMRLTGSSRQVTIGRRYEAADVVSRGGYYYLFVSSGSCCTGPLSGYGVFAGRSASPFGPFLDREGNPLTAARVGGTPVLAPNGNRWVGGGHNTVFKDFGGQWWTVYHAIDKFKPFFANRPGFTKRPPMLDPIDWVDGWPTVRSGHGASVEWGGSPAAQPKQRSRYRPAPVPVDVLGAPVAAASDEFDGTALDPRWSWVRPPVDPATYSVSGGTLNFATQAGGLTGRADGASVLTEAAPAGSYVVETAVRLNVPATGCCQDYVQGGLVVYGSDDRFLKLTHVSAGQTRITEFGKEVPNGGKGYPRYGGFTVGPPSDLTWLRIVKRVSGGHSLFTAYTSQDGTRWVRGGTWAYDELGAGERIGLVSLGGAGFVSTFEHVHVWSLGN; encoded by the coding sequence ATGAGACGGGGAACTCGGCTGGTCGTCGCGCTGTCGCTGCTGTCCACGATGCTGACGCTGGGCGCCGTCGGCTCCCCGTCCGCCGGGGCCGCGGAGGTGCGCGGCCGCTACGCCAACGCGCTGAAGCCGAAGACCTCCACCGGCGCCCGCGTCGAGAGCTGCTCGGACCCCTCGGTGCTGCGCGGACGCGGGAAGTACGCCCGCTACTGGTACATGTACTGCACCTCCGACCCGCTCAGCGACCGGGACACCGCCCGCACCGGGTCCCCGACCTTCCGCCGGCTGCCGATGATGCGCAGCCGCGACCTCGTGCACTGGAAGTACGTCGGCTCCGCGCTGCCCGGCAAGCCGAGCTGGGCCAGCGCCTCCGCGCAGCTGTGGGCGCCCGACGTGGTCTACTCCAGCACCTACAAGCGCTACTACATGACCTACGCGGTCACCGACACGATCGACCGGGTCAGCGGTCAGCCCGGCTGCGCCAAGGACCCCGCGATCGGCGTCGCGACCAGCGCCACCCCCACCGGTCCGTGGCGGATGGGCAGCATCGTGGTCCGGCCCAAGCGGCTGGGCCCCGGCTGCTCGTTCGGCTCGACGATCGACCCCGACGTGCTCGGCGAGAGCATCGGCCGCACCGGGGTGCTCTACGCGGGCGGCTTCCGCGGCGGGATCTTCGCCCAGCGGGTCGCCCTGGCGAAGTACTCCATGCGGCTCACCGGCTCCTCGCGCCAGGTGACCATCGGCCGCCGCTACGAGGCGGCCGACGTGGTCAGCCGCGGCGGCTACTACTACCTCTTCGTCTCCTCCGGGAGCTGCTGCACCGGGCCGCTGTCCGGGTACGGCGTCTTCGCCGGCCGGTCCGCCAGCCCGTTCGGGCCGTTCCTGGACCGGGAGGGCAACCCGCTCACCGCGGCCCGGGTCGGCGGCACGCCGGTGCTCGCCCCCAACGGCAACCGCTGGGTGGGCGGCGGGCACAACACCGTCTTCAAGGACTTCGGCGGCCAGTGGTGGACGGTCTACCACGCGATCGACAAGTTCAAGCCGTTCTTCGCCAACCGTCCCGGCTTCACCAAGCGGCCGCCGATGCTCGACCCGATCGACTGGGTCGACGGCTGGCCGACGGTGCGCTCCGGCCACGGCGCGTCGGTCGAGTGGGGCGGCTCGCCGGCCGCCCAGCCCAAGCAGCGCTCGAGGTACCGGCCCGCGCCGGTCCCCGTCGACGTGCTCGGCGCCCCGGTGGCCGCGGCCAGCGACGAGTTCGACGGCACAGCGCTGGACCCGCGCTGGTCGTGGGTGCGTCCGCCGGTCGACCCCGCGACGTACTCGGTCAGCGGCGGCACCCTGAACTTCGCCACCCAGGCCGGCGGTCTCACCGGCCGGGCCGACGGGGCCTCGGTGCTGACCGAGGCGGCCCCCGCCGGCAGCTACGTGGTGGAGACCGCGGTCCGGCTGAACGTGCCGGCCACCGGCTGCTGCCAGGACTACGTGCAGGGCGGCCTGGTGGTCTACGGGTCCGACGACCGGTTCCTCAAGCTCACCCACGTCTCGGCCGGCCAGACCCGGATCACCGAGTTCGGCAAGGAGGTGCCGAACGGCGGCAAGGGCTACCCTCGCTACGGCGGCTTCACCGTCGGCCCCCCGTCCGACCTCACCTGGCTGCGGATCGTCAAGCGGGTCTCCGGCGGGCACAGCCTGTTCACCGCCTACACCAGCCAGGACGGCACTCGGTGGGTCCGCGGCGGGACCTGGGCCTACGACGAGCTCGGGGCCGGCGAGCGCATCGGGTTGGTCTCGCTGGGCGGCGCCGGCTTCGTCTCCACCTTCGAGCACGTGCACGTCTGGTCCCTGGGCAACTGA
- a CDS encoding class I SAM-dependent methyltransferase → MTVPDFEAMYQADHDPWQVETSWYERRKLAVLLAALPAERYRRAWEPGCGPGLVSRRLADRVGELVASDVSDTAVALARQRTSDLPSVSVHRSTLPEVPFEGTVDLVVAAEFLYYVPDLEGALDALWSRCEPGGHLVVVHWAHHPHDAFRGGPEMHARIRLDCVRRDVRTLVTHVDQDFLLDVYEAPA, encoded by the coding sequence ATGACCGTCCCCGACTTCGAGGCGATGTACCAGGCCGACCACGACCCGTGGCAGGTCGAGACCTCGTGGTACGAGCGCCGCAAGCTGGCCGTGCTGCTGGCCGCGCTGCCCGCGGAGCGCTACCGGCGCGCGTGGGAGCCGGGCTGCGGGCCCGGCCTGGTCTCGCGCCGGCTGGCCGACCGGGTCGGGGAGCTGGTCGCCTCCGACGTGTCGGACACCGCGGTCGCCCTCGCCCGGCAGCGCACCAGCGACCTGCCCAGCGTCAGCGTGCACCGGTCCACGCTGCCCGAGGTGCCCTTCGAGGGCACCGTCGACCTCGTCGTGGCCGCCGAGTTCCTCTACTACGTCCCCGACCTGGAGGGCGCGCTGGACGCGCTCTGGTCCCGGTGCGAGCCCGGCGGCCACCTGGTCGTCGTGCACTGGGCGCACCACCCCCACGACGCGTTCCGCGGCGGGCCCGAGATGCACGCCCGGATCCGTCTCGACTGCGTGAGGAGAGACGTGCGCACGCTCGTCACCCACGTCGACCAGGACTTCCTGCTCGACGTCTACGAGGCCCCCGCGTGA
- a CDS encoding PIG-L deacetylase family protein — MAATPHPTTPTRVTPDPVHAHAWARRLDAVRPVSPAAAVGVAAGDRLLVVVAHPDDETLALGGTLAELAATGVHVQVVSLTSGEAALDHVGEPVGDLAARRRAELHRAGAALGLAGCTALGLPDSRLADDPGRVEAAVRGAVETHRPDRVATLWHADPHPDHRAVSRAALAVCGPDRVAEFLLWTVHWTDPVDVPDDVAQVALGEAARRARRTALAGYRTQVEPLAPHLGPVLPPAVVAWPHECVVRR; from the coding sequence GTGGCCGCGACCCCGCACCCGACCACCCCGACCCGGGTCACCCCCGACCCGGTGCACGCCCACGCGTGGGCGCGGCGGCTCGACGCGGTCAGACCGGTGTCGCCCGCTGCCGCCGTCGGCGTCGCCGCCGGGGACCGCTTGCTGGTCGTGGTCGCGCACCCCGACGACGAGACCCTCGCGCTCGGCGGCACGCTCGCCGAGCTGGCTGCGACGGGCGTGCACGTGCAGGTCGTCTCGCTGACCTCCGGGGAGGCCGCGCTCGACCACGTCGGCGAGCCGGTCGGCGACCTCGCCGCGCGCCGGCGTGCCGAGCTGCACCGGGCCGGCGCGGCCCTCGGGCTGGCCGGCTGCACCGCCCTGGGCCTGCCCGACAGCCGGCTCGCCGACGACCCCGGACGGGTCGAGGCCGCGGTGCGGGGCGCCGTCGAGACCCACCGGCCGGACCGGGTCGCGACGCTGTGGCACGCCGACCCGCACCCCGACCACCGCGCCGTCTCCCGGGCCGCGCTGGCGGTCTGCGGACCGGACCGGGTCGCGGAGTTCCTGCTCTGGACCGTGCACTGGACCGACCCCGTCGACGTCCCCGACGACGTCGCCCAGGTGGCCCTTGGCGAGGCGGCCCGCCGGGCCCGTCGTACGGCGCTCGCGGGGTACCGCACCCAGGTCGAGCCGCTCGCCCCGCACCTCGGACCGGTGCTCCCGCCGGCCGTGGTCGCGTGGCCGCACGAGTGCGTGGTGCGCCGATGA
- a CDS encoding extracellular solute-binding protein yields MRSKILTVSAAVLALGMTAACGGGGSGSGDAASATGPIKVWLSNNPEEIAWGKAMVKEWNAAHADQKVTAQEIPAGKTSEEVIGAAITAGNAPCLVFNTSPAAVPQFEKQGGLVALDGFSGAADYIKARSGDSADQYTSPDGKFYQMPWKQNPVMIFYNKDLFKKAGLDPNKPALSTYDEFFAASKKIVDSGAADAAIAPAPSSEFFQSWFDFYPLYAAESGGKQTIEDGKATFDDAAGQDVWNFWAQMYKDGYAPQEKYDGDSFADKKSAMAVVGPWAISVYKGKVNWGVVPVPTKTGMPAGEVHTFTDAKNIGLYSACANQKTAWDVLKFATSEDQDGKLLETTGQMPIRTDLATTYADYFKANPDYATFADQASRTVEVPNVPNSVEIWQEIRDNYSSSVIFGKTPVQDALSNAASKADELAGQS; encoded by the coding sequence ATGAGATCGAAGATCCTGACCGTGTCCGCCGCCGTCCTGGCGCTGGGAATGACCGCCGCGTGCGGGGGTGGTGGGTCCGGCTCCGGTGACGCCGCGAGCGCCACCGGCCCGATCAAGGTGTGGCTGTCGAACAACCCCGAGGAGATCGCCTGGGGCAAGGCGATGGTCAAGGAGTGGAACGCCGCGCACGCCGACCAGAAGGTCACCGCGCAGGAGATCCCGGCCGGCAAGACCTCCGAGGAGGTCATCGGGGCGGCGATCACCGCCGGCAACGCGCCCTGCCTGGTGTTCAACACCAGCCCGGCCGCGGTGCCGCAGTTCGAGAAGCAGGGCGGCCTCGTCGCCCTCGACGGCTTCTCGGGTGCCGCCGACTACATCAAGGCCCGGTCGGGCGACTCGGCCGACCAGTACACCTCGCCGGACGGGAAGTTCTACCAGATGCCGTGGAAGCAGAACCCGGTGATGATCTTCTACAACAAGGACCTGTTCAAGAAGGCCGGGCTCGACCCGAACAAGCCGGCCCTGTCGACGTACGACGAGTTCTTCGCGGCCAGCAAGAAGATCGTGGACAGCGGCGCCGCCGACGCCGCGATCGCGCCGGCCCCGTCCAGCGAGTTCTTCCAGTCCTGGTTCGACTTCTACCCGCTGTACGCCGCCGAGTCCGGTGGCAAGCAGACGATCGAGGACGGCAAGGCGACCTTCGACGACGCCGCCGGCCAGGACGTCTGGAACTTCTGGGCGCAGATGTACAAGGACGGCTACGCCCCGCAGGAGAAGTACGACGGCGACTCGTTCGCCGACAAGAAGTCCGCGATGGCGGTCGTCGGCCCGTGGGCCATCTCGGTCTACAAGGGCAAGGTCAACTGGGGCGTCGTGCCGGTCCCGACCAAGACGGGCATGCCGGCCGGTGAGGTGCACACCTTCACCGACGCCAAGAACATCGGGCTCTACTCCGCCTGCGCCAACCAGAAGACCGCGTGGGACGTGCTGAAGTTCGCGACCAGCGAGGACCAGGACGGCAAGCTGCTGGAGACGACCGGCCAGATGCCGATCCGCACCGACCTGGCGACGACCTACGCCGACTACTTCAAGGCGAACCCGGACTACGCGACGTTCGCCGACCAGGCCTCGCGCACCGTCGAGGTGCCCAACGTGCCGAACTCGGTGGAGATCTGGCAGGAGATCCGGGACAACTACTCGTCCTCGGTGATCTTCGGGAAGACGCCGGTCCAGGACGCGCTGTCCAATGCGGCGTCCAAGGCCGACGAGCTCGCCGGCCAGTCGTGA